Proteins from a single region of Runella sp. SP2:
- a CDS encoding pitrilysin family protein: MQLDRTIPPAFRTIQTVQFPSHQSVVLDNGQPLFVANVGEQPVVRIEVLFEAGTWHEDVDGASFFGVKMLTEGTQKRTSAQISGHFDQIGAFVDLSHTPDRANIMVYGLTKHLGAILEMVSELIHEATYPEKEFNDLRNISLQNLRINLEKNAYVATTTFKERLFGATHPYGKSQNEKSIKALSVADLQNFYTNRIKARPFRVFLSGQVGDAEVALVNQYLGQHLVVPSPEVNKSLEIVSQTEPLWVDKADAVQSSVRVGRMLFKRQHPDFYRMIVANEILGGYFGSRLMRNIREEKGFTYGISSSIVPMRQAGYWAIGTDVKKEFAQATLDEIQKEIHRLQTELVPESELETVKNYLAGEFAGSLNTPFEIADRVRLMVLEGLDVEFYSNYIQRLRVVTAEDIQKIANQYWQWEDLQQVIVG; the protein is encoded by the coding sequence ATGCAATTAGATAGAACGATACCGCCCGCTTTCCGCACCATTCAAACCGTACAGTTTCCTTCGCATCAGAGCGTTGTGCTTGACAACGGTCAGCCGCTATTTGTGGCCAACGTTGGCGAGCAACCCGTTGTGCGAATAGAAGTACTGTTTGAGGCAGGAACGTGGCACGAAGACGTCGATGGGGCGTCGTTTTTTGGAGTAAAAATGTTAACAGAAGGTACCCAAAAACGGACATCCGCTCAAATTAGCGGGCATTTTGACCAAATTGGGGCTTTTGTCGATTTGAGCCACACGCCCGACCGCGCCAATATTATGGTGTATGGCCTAACCAAACACCTCGGGGCAATTCTCGAAATGGTGTCGGAACTTATCCACGAGGCAACTTATCCCGAAAAAGAGTTCAATGACCTGCGCAATATCAGCCTTCAAAACCTGCGGATTAACCTCGAAAAAAATGCGTACGTAGCCACAACTACCTTCAAAGAACGCTTATTTGGCGCGACGCACCCGTACGGAAAAAGCCAAAACGAAAAATCAATTAAAGCCCTTTCGGTAGCTGATTTACAAAATTTTTATACGAATCGCATCAAAGCGCGTCCTTTTCGCGTATTCCTTTCTGGACAGGTGGGTGACGCTGAGGTGGCTTTGGTCAACCAGTATTTGGGACAACATTTGGTGGTGCCTTCGCCCGAAGTGAATAAGTCGCTAGAAATTGTTTCGCAGACCGAACCTTTGTGGGTTGACAAAGCAGACGCTGTACAGTCGTCGGTAAGGGTAGGGCGGATGTTGTTCAAACGCCAACACCCTGATTTTTACCGAATGATTGTGGCCAACGAAATTTTGGGCGGCTATTTTGGTTCGCGATTGATGCGTAATATTCGGGAAGAAAAAGGCTTTACCTATGGCATTTCGTCGAGTATCGTCCCGATGCGTCAAGCGGGTTATTGGGCGATTGGAACTGATGTTAAAAAAGAATTTGCCCAAGCGACCTTGGACGAAATCCAAAAAGAAATCCACCGATTGCAGACCGAGCTTGTCCCAGAAAGTGAGCTTGAAACCGTCAAAAATTACTTAGCGGGAGAGTTTGCGGGATCACTCAATACGCCTTTTGAAATTGCTGATCGCGTGCGACTGATGGTACTAGAAGGACTAGATGTTGAATTTTATTCCAACTATATCCAACGATTGCGCGTCGTTACGGCAGAGGATATTCAAAAAATAGCAAATCAGTACTGGCAATGGGAAGATTTGCAACAAGTAATTGTAGGATAA
- a CDS encoding RNA polymerase sigma factor, translating to MTDEQAMYAVSQGDLDKAAILYERYKKSLLNFFLYRQNDRENARDLTQQVFLRMLRYRHTYREGASFRTWILEIARNVFFDYLKKNPTHTDLNEIADIGDSYDETEEQHQFLHRALAQLPDQYREVLLLSRFQNMSYEEIGQSLGLSVPNVKVRVFRAMQKLRDLYMNVSNQ from the coding sequence ATGACCGACGAACAGGCTATGTATGCGGTAAGTCAAGGAGATTTGGACAAAGCGGCCATTTTGTACGAACGCTACAAAAAATCGCTCCTTAATTTCTTTCTCTACCGCCAAAACGACCGCGAAAACGCCCGTGATCTTACCCAACAGGTATTTTTACGGATGCTACGCTATCGGCATACCTACCGCGAAGGGGCGTCGTTTAGGACTTGGATTTTGGAAATTGCGCGCAATGTGTTCTTTGATTACCTCAAAAAAAATCCAACCCATACAGACCTAAATGAAATAGCGGACATCGGCGATAGCTACGACGAAACCGAAGAACAACATCAGTTTTTGCACCGTGCGCTGGCTCAATTGCCTGACCAATACCGCGAAGTGCTTTTGCTGAGTCGGTTCCAAAACATGAGTTACGAAGAAATCGGCCAAAGTCTGGGGTTATCAGTGCCAAACGTAAAAGTGCGGGTCTTCCGAGCCATGCAAAAGCTCCGAGACTTATACATGAATGTTAGTAATCAATAA
- a CDS encoding N-acetylornithine carbamoyltransferase: MQHFLSVHDVTNIDTLVNEGLQLKKSPFAHKHLGENKTIGLLFFNQSLRTRLSTQRAAQNLGMNTMVMTVGQDSWGLELEEGVIMDGGNAEHVKEAAAVMGKYCDILAVRAFAGLQDREKDYAELVMTQFKKYAGVPIVNLESATRHPLQSLADCITIEEYKTTARPKVVLTWAPHFKSLPQAVANSFCEWMTRRDVEFVVTYPEGYELNPDYLNNAKVVYNQDEAFAGADFIYAKNWSSYEQYGKVLTKDPSWMITQQKMDLTNNGKFMHCLPVRRNVKVTDEVIDGPQSIVVEQAGNRLWSAQAVLKQILETL; encoded by the coding sequence ATGCAACACTTTCTTTCTGTACACGACGTAACCAACATTGATACCCTTGTAAATGAAGGGCTTCAACTTAAAAAATCACCTTTTGCCCACAAGCACCTCGGCGAAAACAAGACCATTGGTTTGCTGTTTTTTAACCAAAGTCTTCGCACGCGCCTGAGTACGCAGCGCGCCGCTCAAAACCTTGGTATGAATACCATGGTGATGACCGTAGGGCAAGATAGCTGGGGCTTGGAATTGGAAGAAGGCGTAATCATGGACGGTGGAAATGCCGAACACGTGAAAGAAGCCGCCGCCGTGATGGGCAAATATTGCGATATTTTGGCCGTTCGGGCGTTTGCAGGGCTGCAAGACCGCGAGAAAGATTATGCAGAGTTAGTAATGACGCAATTCAAAAAATATGCAGGGGTTCCTATCGTCAACCTTGAGTCGGCGACGCGCCACCCGCTTCAATCTTTGGCCGATTGCATTACAATCGAAGAATACAAAACCACGGCACGCCCCAAAGTTGTGCTCACGTGGGCACCTCACTTTAAGTCACTTCCGCAAGCGGTGGCCAACTCGTTTTGCGAATGGATGACCCGCCGCGACGTGGAGTTTGTGGTAACTTACCCCGAAGGCTACGAATTGAATCCCGACTATCTGAACAACGCCAAAGTGGTCTATAACCAAGACGAAGCGTTTGCGGGTGCTGATTTTATTTACGCCAAAAACTGGTCATCGTACGAGCAATACGGCAAGGTGCTCACCAAAGACCCGTCGTGGATGATTACCCAACAAAAAATGGACTTGACCAACAACGGGAAATTTATGCACTGCTTGCCCGTTCGTCGCAACGTCAAAGTAACCGACGAAGTCATTGACGGGCCACAGTCTATCGTGGTGGAGCAGGCAGGTAATCGCCTCTGGTCAGCGCAGGCGGTATTGAAGCAGATTTTAGAAACGCTATAA
- a CDS encoding glutathione peroxidase, with the protein MATIKSLFLMLLSLLSGIFANKKEIQTNTANVKPTSSVYDYKMKALMGSEQISLSKYKGKKIVLLNVASACGYTPQYADWQKFHEQYGDKVVVLGFPANNFGSQESGSNDEIATFCKKNYGVTFQMFSKIDVVGENQHPLYKWLSNKSLNGWNDKAPTWNFCKYVVDENGKLTHFFASKIKPTDEEFKKAVGI; encoded by the coding sequence ATGGCAACGATTAAATCTTTGTTTCTCATGCTATTATCGCTTTTATCAGGCATTTTTGCCAACAAAAAAGAAATTCAAACGAACACTGCCAACGTTAAACCTACCTCTTCTGTGTACGATTATAAAATGAAAGCCCTCATGGGCAGCGAACAAATCTCTTTGAGTAAGTACAAAGGCAAAAAAATTGTGTTGCTTAACGTCGCTTCAGCTTGTGGCTATACTCCTCAATACGCTGATTGGCAAAAATTCCACGAGCAATACGGCGATAAAGTGGTGGTTTTGGGCTTCCCTGCCAACAACTTCGGGTCGCAAGAATCAGGCAGTAACGACGAAATCGCTACTTTTTGCAAGAAAAACTACGGCGTAACGTTCCAAATGTTCTCAAAAATCGACGTGGTAGGCGAAAATCAGCATCCACTCTACAAGTGGTTGTCCAACAAATCGCTTAATGGCTGGAACGATAAAGCTCCTACTTGGAACTTCTGCAAATATGTAGTGGACGAAAACGGAAAATTGACGCATTTCTTTGCTTCAAAAATTAAACCTACTGACGAAGAATTCAAAAAAGCCGTAGGCATCTAA
- a CDS encoding HEAT repeat domain-containing protein, which yields MLNEQIITDYLLGLLPEAERVVFEQRLAVDPLLRKEVEELQAVWQALQRTEADTDKDMDDAFYKALQGEKMLESTVIAFKPTPWKSYLRYAAAVAGLGLTFWVGRQTAPVEIQYRTVAVQTPSEVPQKTKAETQTSTELPMELANVSKSSNPNMMQEIASLRKEMKMTQELVILGLLKDHSASERLKGINYAAALNDPKPAVIQALINTLRDDESLNVRLSTIETLERFKPTDEVKKVLVSQLTQTSEPTEQTTLIETLVRMRVRESLPVFDKLQKDTNVDESVRALAKSSMNELTMLTE from the coding sequence ATGCTAAACGAACAAATCATAACCGATTACTTATTAGGGCTTTTGCCAGAAGCCGAGCGGGTTGTGTTTGAACAACGCTTGGCCGTTGACCCGCTTTTACGAAAAGAAGTGGAAGAGCTGCAAGCAGTTTGGCAAGCACTGCAACGCACCGAAGCCGATACAGATAAAGACATGGACGATGCGTTTTACAAAGCCCTACAAGGAGAAAAAATGCTCGAAAGTACGGTAATTGCCTTTAAACCCACGCCGTGGAAAAGTTATTTACGGTACGCGGCCGCAGTCGCAGGGCTAGGGCTTACGTTTTGGGTAGGTCGTCAAACCGCCCCCGTCGAAATTCAGTACCGCACCGTGGCCGTACAAACGCCGTCGGAAGTTCCACAAAAAACAAAAGCAGAAACCCAAACTTCTACTGAACTGCCGATGGAGTTGGCCAACGTTTCAAAATCATCCAATCCGAATATGATGCAAGAAATTGCGTCGCTTCGGAAAGAAATGAAAATGACGCAGGAATTGGTTATTTTGGGATTATTGAAAGACCATTCAGCCTCTGAGCGCCTCAAAGGCATTAACTACGCCGCCGCGCTCAACGACCCCAAACCCGCCGTGATTCAAGCGCTTATCAACACCTTGCGGGACGACGAAAGTCTGAACGTTCGCCTATCGACCATCGAAACGTTGGAACGGTTTAAACCTACCGACGAGGTCAAAAAAGTACTCGTAAGTCAACTTACCCAAACCAGTGAGCCTACCGAGCAAACAACCTTAATCGAAACCTTAGTGCGCATGAGGGTTCGTGAAAGTTTGCCTGTCTTTGATAAATTACAAAAAGACACAAACGTGGACGAATCGGTAAGGGCATTGGCCAAAAGCAGTATGAATGAGCTTACTATGCTTACCGAGTAA